CTGATCCATGTTGTAGGATTAAAGGAACTAGCTATAAAGCTATCAATGACATTAATTGTTGTTCAACTTCTTCCCAGTTCTTAACTTTGGTCACCAGGGGATGCTGATCAGCAGAGTCAGTCTTGGACCAAGGGTATGAGTTTTCATAATCAAAGAGTAGGACTCTAATTCCGGCTTCAGCACACTCTATGGCATATCTTGGGTTATCATCAATGAGAATATTTGCATTTAAAGACCTACAAGTATACAAGGAATCCATCAAACAAGTCATTGCAACCAGAAAAATAGCAGGTTTTTTTATCTAACTATCAAGAGAATTGGTCAAAATGTTGGCAGTGAAACAAATGTTTTATACTAAAGCAGAGAAATGCAGCTGAACAGGATTATGCTGTATACCTACAAATATCTGACTTTGGTCTGGACACCCCATCAAGAGCAAAGTGGTTTCCAAAGTGAATATCCTGAAACAGTCCTGAAAAGTGCTTCTCTATCCACTCAATTGTGTGATCCTTGATCACATTTTGCCGAGATCTGATCATAAAATACACATGTGCCTGTTAGTTCATGCTGGTCAGATTCTGCTACAGGCTAAAGTAAAATCAATACCAACATCATACGTTACAACTGATAGGTTACAAAATCTTGATAACTTCCGCAGCGCCACCTGAGCACCTGGGATAGGTTGGATCCCTGACTTGAAATATGATGTCTCAAAAAATTCATGAACACGAGTATTCGCTGCACAACATGAAGGAACTAAGCACAAAGCAAAAGAGTATGAATATAAATGGACTTCATAAAGTTATTGAATTCTTTCACTCTTCACCTAATCAAATGTTTACATATAAGAATGTGAGTATCATAGAATTGGTTTCACCAATGAGATTGAACAGAAGATGGCTTCACCTTGGACTCAAACCATGGGAAGGACTGAAAAGTCTATGCAAAGAGTTGACCATGTGGGTGTTCAATTGACTAGTTAGAGGAGGCAACGGAGTTTTATTTGGGAGTGAGGAACAAAGGAAAGCATTCAGTAATGTTAGCTAGTATTTCTGCAGAATATTTTTCTGAGGAGCTGAGGCTCTGGTTGTAGCCACTAAAACACAATAAACACTCAAGCTCtatttaccattttttttccatGATTGGGTTGATCTCTATTAGCATGGTATGCAAAAGCAATTTagatttgacaatttttttgtcCACAATTAAACTGGTTTAAGAACTTCATTCACAATAGACCTGTTCTCTTGAAagatatcaaatttcaaaaacagAACACAGTTCCTTCAATCAGTGAGCAAggtgaaaaagaaataagaaataaaataattcaaatgaaGTGAGAGTAGATAAGAATAATTTACAAATGTAATTACCTTCGTCACGTGAACAGTTCCATATCTGTATCAGAAATGAAAGATGCATCAGACTCACATACAGACATAATTCAAAGCAATACAAtgtaataaatgaataaaagaacGGATTATCTTTTCATCGgtgaaattttaattcataGCAATAGCATCAGACTCACATACAGACATGGTTATTCAATGCAACTCAGTGGATTAAATGAGTAATTAAAAGCACAAATTATCTTTTCATCTCTGAAATTTTCATTCATAGAAAGAAGGTGGTTGAAGGCAAACATACTCATGGTTACAGTAAGTTGCAGACCAATGCAAGACAGGAGAAAAgtaatcaaaagaaaaaggacaaaaaCTCTAAAAACTCAAAGATACCCATCATAGAACAGAATTAAGAGTAAGCAAAATAAATGGAATGCATGTTTTAGTTAACGTTAACAGATAAGAACATGCAATACACTGAAAATTCCCACACCCTGAAAAGAAACTTAGGAGAACTACATGAAAAAAAACCAGCCATTGCAGTTGGGAAGCCCAATGCCTTATAAATCCCACACTAGAATCCCATACTTCCAATGTGAGACTCAAGTCCTATACCTTGCTAGTGCAATTGAGTCATTACACACCACTCACCAAACCTTTAAAGttataagtatataattatCAATCACCGATGGTggattaaacttaaaattacaTCATGCAAAATCAATaccaaagaaaattaaacacatCAAATAAGCTCGATTCCATAAAAGTTGGATTTCCATGCAACTGTAAATAACCTCTATAATACATCTGTTGTCATTTTGTACGTAATTGAAGGTTACAGTTCTTTTGAAGAGGATTAGTTCACAAGGGGCAAAATGAGCCTTTGAAAGATAATGCAAATCATTATAATATTGTAAATTCCAAATTTCCAATTACTTTGACATTAAAGAATAGAATTACTGAAATAGCTATGAGGTGTACCTTGAAGAACTCATACACATGATACTCAGAAACTGAATGAATTGATGAGTATCGATCTGCTATGAACTCGTTCAGAGCTGACACAAAGTTTCCTAATACTGCATATATAAAAATGCAAATGAAAAGGTACACATTAGGGGAAAAATCAAAAGTGGACAATGATAGAGTAAAGTTTACATTCTATGAATTGCCAAGAACGTTATATGTTGACATTTAAGAAAAGggaataaattgaaaaaaggtTCAACTCAAACAATAAACAAGTAAATTAAGGAAGGTGCATATGTAACATGCACCAAGCTTCTACTTGAATTGCAGAACAAACTGACAGGTTCATGCACCAAGGGAAGGGATATTTGTCTTAGTTTCTTAATCATTTAATACTGTTTAAGAaacatactaaaatataaaattaaaggaaatgCAACATAGATCCAGACTAATAAATGAAACTGGAACAGGATAACGATTCAGCCAAGATTCTTCATGGAAAATTATAAGACAAAATAGCTAAGCTAAGCCTAATAAGATAACATACAGGACAAAAAGATGGGGGAACACATGCATAAATACACACCTTCATCAACATcaacagcaacaacaagttTCTGGAGTAAGGGTTGATCAGGAAAACAAAAAGGTTTGGAGGGACTTCCACCCAAAGACCAATCTTCAACAGAAATACCTTCCTCAAAATTACCTAACAAGGGTGGGTGAGGAAGACATGCAAAACCATAaagctttttcttttccttcacgAAAACCCTCTTAGAATTATCACCAGCATTGGCATCAGAACAAGCTCTAAAAGTGAATCCAAGTCTTCTGTTAGCCTCAGGGGAAGAAATAGAAGAGTAATTGAATAAGGCCCTACTTGAATGGGAACAAGGTTCATAGCCTAACATACGAGccatgagaagaagaagattatTGCAATGCAGAGAAGGGGAAGAGCTTGCTGAAACAACAAGCGCACAAGGCCTCACAggttctttaatttaaataaaacgaAACCATAATCTTGGTAAAACAGTAACAATATTCCCTTGTAAAAAAGCCAAGGTCTTTTGACTTGCCaatcaataaaacaatttaactATGCATCAAGGAACAAACTTTCATTGGACACTCTCATTCGGCAACAAAAGGGTCTCTTCCTAACGCAACCTTAAAGTTAGAAAAAACACCAAAATGGGAAcgattttagaaaataaaaaacaaaactttgcACACCCCAGGTTCAAAACCAAACAGATTTGATATAAAACCTGCGAAAAGAACGGCTTAGCAcaagaagaatttttagaagatGCTCCAAAGCTCAAAACAGAATATGCATTGAACTAAACCAAAACAAGAAACAATGAAAATAGCAGAAAGTGCTCGGATCTTGATTCTCTACTCCCCTCTTGTTTCACTCCAACGTTATATACGGGATCAAGGCGGCACATATAGACACAGGTCCTTCCTTTTTTTTGACTGAATAATTGTAActatttaattgataattaacatGATCTTTGTTCACcgaggaagaaggaaaaaaataaacaaaattggGGTAATCAGGATATTTTACTGTGATTTTGGGCTTCATTTTCTGATATTTTTGCTTATTTTGGTGGACGATTTTTCTGCCAATTGATGACGTAAGTGTTTACGAAAATTTTCCACTATGAGTAAAATAATTATGGACTCAATCAATGTAAAGAGAAGTTCAAATCCTATAAGGATTTGAGTTTGATTTTCGATATTGACTTAAGGATTTTgctgataaataatttataaacacCTATGTtacctaaatttaaaaaaaaagtatttgtgtatatttaaatagataattcgatgaattatttcatatatgaagggaaataaaatatattctaaatttgtttatatgttttCCCAACAATTTATATTTCCTTgaggaagttgatgaagtaggtAAAGGCAGAAAAAGATAACAAATGATAGGAGACAAAGGAAT
This Vigna angularis cultivar LongXiaoDou No.4 chromosome 4, ASM1680809v1, whole genome shotgun sequence DNA region includes the following protein-coding sequences:
- the LOC108330068 gene encoding uncharacterized protein LOC108330068 isoform X1, whose product is MARMLGYEPCSHSSRALFNYSSISSPEANRRLGFTFRACSDANAGDNSKRVFVKEKKKLYGFACLPHPPLLGNFEEGISVEDWSLGGSPSKPFCFPDQPLLQKLVVAVDVDEVLGNFVSALNEFIADRYSSIHSVSEYHVYEFFKIWNCSRDEANTRVHEFFETSYFKSGIQPIPGAQVALRKLSRFCNLSVVTSRQNVIKDHTIEWIEKHFSGLFQDIHFGNHFALDGVSRPKSDICRSLNANILIDDNPRYAIECAEAGIRVLLFDYENSYPWSKTDSADQHPLVTKVKNWEEVEQQLMSLIAL
- the LOC108330068 gene encoding uncharacterized protein LOC108330068 isoform X2; translated protein: MARMLGYEPCSHSSRALFNYSSISSPEANRRLGFTFRACSDANAGDNSKRVFVKEKKKLYGFACLPHPPLLGNFEEGISVEDWSLGGSPSKPFCFPDQPLLQKLVVAVDVDEVLGNFVSALNEFIADRYSSIHSVSEYHVYEFFKIWNCSRDEANTRVHEFFETSYFKSGIQPIPGAQVALRKLSRFCNLSVVTSRQNVIKDHTIEWIEKHFSGLFQDIHFGNHFALDGVSRPKSDICL